The nucleotide sequence GGGTTTTGTACTAGGTTAGATGCAAATGGCCCCACAAATCTAGATTTGGTGACACACTAATTTCACCTGGGCCATACAATATTTAACAGTTTAAAAATCTTTGTCAtactactttcctttctttttacttctttggaATTTAAAGCTTCTCAAATTTTATTCAGCCCTTTAATGTCTATCCAATTTCACACCAAACTTTTGAATAAAAGGTTGAATGAGAGACaacagaaaaaaggcaaaagggggaaaggaatctGAGCGTAAAGGAAAGAAAACCTAGAATTAGTTAGAAGTTACaaaacttttccttttctaagctgtatgtaaatgctaaataaacatgcaaaaaaatgtaaaaaaaatatgtaaatgctaaatattactGGATTTCaattatctcatctataaaattaatccTTTTTAGAACTAATATTCTatggtttttaaatttatttttacaaatctaGTGTATGTTATTTACAGATCCTTTAGGATTTAGTGAAAGGAGACAGTatgtaaaggaaataaaaatgttaaaagaatgaAGTGGCAATACTATgataaaaacaaatgttttcaaaatatcATGTTCTCATTATAAAGACTGCAATTTTTAAAACCACAGTGAACTACCTAGtctttctcaaaaaataaaaagtatacatTCCCTCCAAatctttagtatcaattctgttCGGCAGGCCTTTCCATACATCAGAGTTCAAACATAGATAACAGATAATGCAATTTTTTCCCATAgaatcattcatttctttaaataaaaagatgGGGTATGGTGACTGGCAGGCAACAGATAGGAAATAAAGCAGAGCTTCTGAAATTAGGCAATGGTCTCAAAGAAAAGAACAGATGAAAATGAGTCAATGATTAGTTTTAACAGAAAACTCTCATCACAGCTTTTCCATATAAGATTACtgtaaatttctaaaaataaattcattttcatattctCCAACATATGATACctccttaaaaatataaaatgcatataatatTCCTTGATAAAGATAGACTACTAAATTACATATGAATGAAGAATTCTGAATTCTACATCTGGCTTTGAGACTGATAGTGCTATGATTTTATATTAGCAAAAGTTTATTCACTTGGAATCTCAGAAGACATCACAAGAATTAAATGCTTACAgtataaaaatattctcaaatTGCCATCTATTAAGGGTGGTCATTCATCCAAAGATCAAAGCACTCTGAAGATTAACCTTAAATGTATGGTAGTGACTTTCAAATTGTAGTTTGTAGACTCCAACTGGTCTACTTCTGCTTTCAAAGTATAGCATGAGTCTCTTAAAGCATTAAAATTTACAATATAACAATGTTACttcaaaacagaaaattttaaatgaatatattggGATCATCACTATATCTCATCAAAAAGATTATCactcatttcttaaatttttccaatttttttttaatgtaacagaaCAAATGAGAGGAAGATTTGTTGCCCCATTggaattagaaaataaaggatCCTGATATAAGTGGCATCAATGGGACACAAATACTGTTAAAAAAAGTTGTAAacaaaaaatcataaatttaaattaaatgaataagtagcaaaagtatttaaaatattcaaacatCTGGagaattttttccttcatttgcaTATTTTGCAAAACTTTATACTCCCTCCAAGATTTAAGCTTACCTAGAAGATGTCATCATGTTTGTAGTCCTGAAGTTTGTTGAAAATGGGTTGGTAGATTCATAATCAAAATAATCCTGGCGATTTTCACCAAATGCATTAGGTGATTTCAAGTCACAAGAACTGTCCGATCCCCCATTGCTAAGTTTGTCAGATCTCCTGCTATCTTTTTTCCCAGTCACTCTTTCAAAAAGACtaactttttcccttttctctcttttattttcttttttaacatcaactgattttgaaaataaactCACACCACTGTCCCATGATTCACTGCTTTCTTcaaatggatttttctttcttggcAGTGTTGCAAATTTTTGGGGTAATGAAGCAGTCACATTTGTAAATGGGTCATTTTGTGTTCCAAAAGACGATTCACCTTCATCAACTATGCTGTCAGGATGGTTGATTTTAGAAGTATCAGCACTTAATGTTCTTCTATGTGGAGATTTGAGACTTCCTGCAAACAATTTTGTAGTTAATACATAGCCAGTGAGACATTACATCATACTATTTGACACATTCAGTAAGCACATTGTTTCTGCTTTTAGAAGTTGAGCAATTAGTTATTTCAAGATATTAACCTCAAAAATAATCttgtaaaataattcattttaagaaGCCACTATATAATGGTATAAAGGTTCTAGGCTAATGACAATTACTACATTACTAGACACCTGCTTAGTAAGTTCCTCACATGAGACAAAACATGATGTAAACAAACTGTAGTGTTACTGTATCTTCTTGGCATTAGAAGGCAGTAAAGTATTCCAAGGATTTGTGTGggttttcaaaattatttattattaaatttgtttttaacatgcAGGACtgattttcaaaaacatttttgatctCAGAAAGTATTATTCTATAAcacaatttatataaaattaaatgttataCATCTTCAATATGGGagaaatagcaataaaaaagaaCTGGACCATGAAAGGAAGCTTTTAAACCAAAGAATCCATGCTGAAAATTTGTTATAAGCAGAAATGAAACTGCATTTCCtactaataataaaattaagaagtGTTTAgtttagaaaacttttttaaagtattttttaacattaaaaattatgtgtaagtgattggggatgtagactctaagcaaccaccctaatgcaaatattaataatatggaaataggacttgatcaatgacatatgtaaaatctaatggaattgctcattggctacaaggggggggtggtttgggggaaaagaggggagggaaagaacatgaattatgtaaccatgtaaaaatattctaaatcaattaattaaataaaatttttcaaaaaataaaataaaagcactctgtaagttaaaaaaattatgtgtaaggggcagctgggtagctcagtggagtgagagtcaggcctagagacaggaggtcctaggttcaaacccggcctcagccacttcccagctgtgtgaccctgggcaagtcacttgacccccattgcccacccttaccaatcttccacctatgagacaatacaccgaagtacaagggtttaaaaaaaaaaaagaaaaaaaatcatgtgtaagaaaaatcaaaaggtaGTTTCAAAATTCCACCAAAATATCTAGTAAAACATTTCACTTACCACTTTCCTCAACAGATTCGAAAGAATCCAAATGGCGCCTGAAAAGATGTGTATGACCAATGGTGGCAGTCTTCAATTTCTCTGAAGAAACATGTGATGCAGTTAAATCAGACATTGAATGAGCTGAAGAGAGTCGCTGAGGTCCCAAAAGAAAAGGCTTTTTTGGTTTGGATTTCATCTGTATTTCACTACTTGAAAGTTCAGTGTTAGCATCAGGTATATGAGTACTTGGAATGATTGCTGAAGATGTATCAGAAAATGTCccatcattctttcttcctttcattttatcttttagttTTGCAAAAGGAGATCTTGTTTTATCCTTCATTGACAGGTCAAACATACTGGCTGTCATATTGTTTCTCATAAACTGAATGTTGACCTTTATTTGTCCTCTGTCTTTGGCTCTTTTTCCTTGTTTGGATTCTAACCTAAACCACcttaaaaagaagggggaaatggtTTGGATCAGGCATTCAGctacagtttccttttttgttgttgttatttcattattttcacaGAATACTCAGTCAAGTATCTTTGCACCTTGAAAGGCTTAGCTTATAAAATGCTGACAAAACTATAAGATATAATTTGCAAAGTTTGCATATTTTAGCTTTCCTTTAAATACAGTTTTTTATAGTAACCATCCCTACTCCTGACCCAACTCGAATGTAGGTAGTCATATGGCTACAAATGTCTTCTCTTGATATTATAAAGTATAGTACCTTCCCTAAAgttctgaagtaaaaaaaaaaaaaaaaaaagaattaatgaagaatACTAACTTTTCCCAAATACATCCATCAAGTCAATCTATATAAAAATTCCACATAAGAAAAATAtacaagattttaaaattaaagacaaAACAGCAACATGTAGTTTCTTTTCATTAAGCAGAATCCCTAAAtgttcacatatataataaatggcTGTTTTCATAAATCTACATTTCAAAACAATTTAAacatggaataataatatttatcaaattttgTTATACTAAACATTTCTCGGTTTATCCATTTTCATAGAGGTTTATGCAAATGTTTCTGGGCTATGACATGAAGCTAGCTGAATAGGCCTGAAAACAGAAGTGTTAGTATACCTTTTTAAGTGACCTTttcttttatgcctttaaaaCCACTCATCCTTTAAAATTCTTATCAGTAATAGCTAACATGTTTCCACGTGTGATAAGAGTTGCTAATGGTCTAAGTAAATCTTTCTGACATTGAAAAATActgaaggagagaatctgaaagCATTCaccaataaaaattctttttgagttaGGCAATTTACAATGACAAATAATTATCAAGTTGTCTGAAAAAATGAGCCTCCCAAACTCTTTCGGCACTAAAAATACTACTTGGATAAAATATGTATGTTTATCTCACCCTAATGAGGAAAGATTAATAACTTTGGGGAGCACTTGAGGATATATGCAATTTACTTATGCTATATTTTACATTAGATTCATAGATAGAAAATCAAAACAAGGTACAAGATCTTTCCTTGGTCCCTTGCTCTCCCTTCATACTCTCTgtgtgatctcatcaactcccatggctTCAATTATCACCTTTATACAGATgcctaaatatttatatatcccCAAATCTGAGTTGGGACTAGAGATAAAACTCTGgccatggaatcaggaagacccgagttcaaatccagctgcagatacttactagctatgtgaccctaggcaaattaaaaagcaattaaagcaccttttttaaaagtttgctccAGTCTCATATCACCAACTACCTGCTGAACATTTTCACCTGGAAGTCACAGAGGTGATTCCAACTCgacattttcaaaatgctttcttaTCTTTATCTCCTTAACCCAGCTCTCCATTTAACTGGCTGTTTTCTTGTGGGGAGGATCACTATCATACAATTAACCTCGATTTGTAAACTTGGAGCCAACTCTAATTCACCTCACTCTTCCTCATCCCTCACCCAAAATAAATCAAAGTCTTCCCTCAGCATCTCATTTTCACCACCACCTTCCCTTTTCACTTACAGAGCCATCATCCTTGTTCAGGCCTTCTCATCATCATTCACATGAACTActgtaatagcctcctaattggtcatCCTTCTAGTCTCTTCACTTTTTAATTCATGTTCCACACAAGTGCCATATTGAAATTCCCAAAGTACAACCTTAACCATATAACTCACCTGCTCAAGGAGTTTCTGTGATTCCCTAATGCCTcttggatcaaatacaaacttctttGTTGGCCATCAAAAGGCCTCAACAACCTAGCTCCAACATTTTATTTCCAgacatatttcatgtttattACCCCAGCCACTCTGTTTCAACCAAATGTGTGTAAGACAATCGGTCACCTCCATGTCCCTGAACAAGCTGATCTCTGGACCTAAAATATTCTcctttctataagcttcttagaaTCCCAAGTTCCCTTTAATATTCAGCTCAAGTGCCATTGCTAAGGCTCTCTCTGCCTCAAGACCCTGAAATTACTTATACTTTATAttatctgtatacatatatatttttcccaacCCTTTCCACCCTCCAGAAAATGGTATTTTAAGCTCTTTGACAGTAGGGCCTATTTGAATATCCTTGATGCCTAGAACAATACTTCATATACATAGGAGTTCAatagatttttataaaatatgagaACTGAGCAAAATGCTAAGAAACCTAGTTACCAATAATTTGTGATAAGATTATTGAAAAAGATCAATTTAAATGACTCCTTACTAGTAAGCTTGTACTTCACACAATATATAGTAAAAATATTACAATCTAATTTAGAGTCAAGTTTTGTATTTTCAAACATTTCATTCCATTATACTATACATATTTAAATGGTGTACACAAGGCATAGTTTACTTAGGTTTCATTTATAGcaattttaacaataaaaaatactggTTCTTCTGTGAAGGCACACAGCCATAATACACTGCAAAAGAGCATATATAACCTGGCACAAGggaaggacttaataaatacttcttgtgtTTAAATAACTTCTCTAAAAGTATAGATATTGTCCTTTGTTACCAACTAACCCCAATCTTTTATAAAATCAAGTCCAtatatcaacaagcatttattaagcaactaccatGGGCCAGGCACTCTAGCACTTAGGATACAAGAAAAGCAAATGatgtccctgctttcaagaaactctctaatgggagagagaacatgaaaacaaaatatgtacaaacaagacatatacATAACAAATTGGAGGCAAtcaagagggaaggcattagcataaAAGGAAGtccaggaaggcttcctggagaaggggGGATTTTAGCTGGTACCTGAAAGAAGCTAggaaagccaaagcaaaaatgaggagggagagaattccaggtatgaagaacagccaatgaaaatgcctggaatCAGGGGATAATGTTTTACATGAGGCCAGTTTCAAAGGATCAAAGGGTACATGTAGAGATGAGTAAAGACATTTTTTATAAgacaaatgtattttatataagaCAACtataaagtcaaatctaaaaagtttattttagttAAAAAGGAATTTTACATAGGTCACATTCAAAATATGCCAGAAACAGGCTACtatatttactatgtaccaggtaaaCAAATACTTAGTTCCATCTACTAGACAAAACAAGTAAAGTGAATATGTCACATCTGAGCATAATACTTAAAATAACAGTGGCCTAGAGTTAGATATTTAAATAGCACAAGGACAAAAAAGGTGTGATGTTCTGATGAATTTAAGTAATGACACTTAAAATCTCTGAAGACATATTTACTTTTACATTTTCTAACTGAAGAATAGATACATAAAGGCTTTGTTATTAATATATGCTTTGTTATCTACTTAGACACAATAGCTTTTCTAAGAAATTCAAGCAGGATACATATCTTAATGCATAAGATTACTGGTGGAAAACTGATATTACAATAATTCTGCAGGTGTCCACACATGACTCATTCCAACAAATGAAGCCCAGAAGCCCAAAGTGTATATAGAGCTATAACATATGGTTGCCCCAAGACTCCAGAAAATGCTAGACCAAACACAATCTTCATTGTATAATACCAGTAATGAGAGTTTACCAGTTCTCCCTGACAGTGGAGTGGAAGCACTGGAATGTTAAAGcagtattttgtaaatatatctttttaaaacattacCAATCTAAAAGAATCTATGCAAGTTTAGTCTCCTCAAGcttctctgtttcctcctttcAACTGACTCAATGAACTCGTCAGTATGTTTTACATATAAAACAACCTTAAGGTGAAATAAAATTAGTGCATAAGTAACATGATTCAAGATGCTATAAAATTCAATGAGGCATAAGTTATTTTGAAGTAAAAATTATAGTCCATTGAAGTAAATACATTCTTCTATTTTCACTGATTATACATAAGCTAAGCAAGATTAACTGTCATTTATTGACcttgactttaaaaataaattactcgATATATTCTActagtcttttttcttcttgagaAAGAACATATTCCTAGGATTGGGATCTCTCCAATGTATGTATAAGAACATGTGTGACTATAGTTATTTGTTTAGGACACCAGAGCCAAAATCATGACTGCTTGAGCCATTTAGGTTTGCAATACTAATCCAATTTCATAAATGTCTGCCACAGAACACAAAGGAGATCAAGCGAGAAAACATGAATGAGTGAAAATTCTGTATGACAGCTAacaaatatattctttaaatgttttcaaagtgatatatatatatatagatctaTGTAGATACAGCTATCACTTCATAGTGTGTGACCTAACTATGAGAAGATCATCTCttatatattagaaaaatatacaaaaaccAACCACTGGGAGAACTGATCACTACTCTAAAACTAGACCTTCCAGAATATTTCTCTAAATTGGTAATTCCTATTTAATTATGGAAATAATTCCTCTGATAAGTATAGTACCTGAGGTACAGTTAAAAAAAAGGTCTAGATTTGGCATCAGAAGATTGATATATCAGATCTGTCACAAGAAAAGGTTATTATGAAGACTAATGAGATAATAGGTTAAATACCCTATATACTATTAAATTACTTTATTACTGACATATAAGAAACCTGTCAAATTTTCACAAAATGTTATAGCCCAAAGGATCCTTAAAAACCATTCTAAGCAGTCCCtttaattttcagatgaggaactggtGGCCCAGACAAATTAAGTGATTGAACTAAGGTCACTGAACAAGTTAGTAATAGTCAGTCTGTGGCTTTTTCCAAGTAAAGAATATAAACCATTGTATCAAGACAAAAATTTGTGTACTAGcaacttttctctatctctttttacaTGAGGTTAATTGGTACcacaaattttaaattcttaaactACAGAGATCTAGCCTCTGTTagcaaaaaattaagaaaacaattttcCTAAACTTAAACGATATTATTAATTAAGAACTAGTAATGTCAAACAAGTTATGTAAGGAATAAAAGctctaaaataaaagaactaaCCTGTAACACTAATCTGAAGCAAATGGGGAAATTCAATGACATACCAACgagaaaatggaaatggcaaCACTACAATCTTTATCCTTGggatataagaaaaaacaaaatatggaaaatgtGGTCACTACTGCTTTCTCAACACTGTTATGGAGTTAATTACCAATTAATTAACATTTGTGTAGAGAAATCTATTTGACAGACAGCATatcaaaaaagtaataatttacaGAAAGGATATAGCATCAAATATCCATCACTTGAGAATGTAATAATGGATAAATATGTAGATGTGTAATGTAAGCACAGGAAAGAATATAATCC is from Gracilinanus agilis isolate LMUSP501 chromosome 2, AgileGrace, whole genome shotgun sequence and encodes:
- the RAB11FIP2 gene encoding rab11 family-interacting protein 2, yielding MMLSEQAQKWFPTHVQVTVLQAKDLKPKGKSGTNDTYTIIQLGKEKYSTSVAEKTLDPVWKEEASFELPGLLMQGNPEKYILFLIVMHRSLVGLDKFLGQVAISLNDIFEDKQRRKTEWFRLESKQGKRAKDRGQIKVNIQFMRNNMTASMFDLSMKDKTRSPFAKLKDKMKGRKNDGTFSDTSSAIIPSTHIPDANTELSSSEIQMKSKPKKPFLLGPQRLSSAHSMSDLTASHVSSEKLKTATIGHTHLFRRHLDSFESVEESGSLKSPHRRTLSADTSKINHPDSIVDEGESSFGTQNDPFTNVTASLPQKFATLPRKKNPFEESSESWDSGVSLFSKSVDVKKENKREKREKVSLFERVTGKKDSRRSDKLSNGGSDSSCDLKSPNAFGENRQDYFDYESTNPFSTNFRTTNMMTSSSFHMKPTSSEDLRKILDSNPFDATAGYRSLTYEEVIQELVKHKELLKRKDTHIRELEDYIDNLLVRVMEETPSILRVPYEPSRKAGKFSKS